One Pseudopipra pipra isolate bDixPip1 chromosome 26, bDixPip1.hap1, whole genome shotgun sequence DNA window includes the following coding sequences:
- the LOC135402888 gene encoding leucine-rich repeat-containing protein 37A2-like isoform X2, whose protein sequence is MDLPTRVVCALLLLALLLAVTPCPGESKELCPHPCRCQRRGLLDCRHAGLATVPPATRRRALTVLDFTGNSIATLDEQAWKEYPWTETLVLRDNELQAVKSHSLEGLFLLKHLDLSANRILLIEEGAFEPLPFLRLLNLSGNGLTQIHSSTFQAWHGMQFLEELILSHNPLTVIADPAFFKLPSLNYLKLPKDVACCLCQEHASTETPCRTIQFLCENLCSSSSAQCAAHTGPVAQTQGEVMEVEPSGKAKSSPVLNLRAKQPSLGDHGTVTLGVALTLSSTEGDVSSLKDSRSDSYPLEHLSRQEGKTAADELMVELKNNLPKAKSIMTVKSIVSRQPQPVREKDVEEKSITVWERKQKGSHLNWQALNPWDEAGGLNPPEDDSGHHKVSTLPSKHSPSHSTAKGRRFSRSVNIQDYHDAVEQTEKTMGMENVEDREEEEEAPSSKQNYGWTQKQHNKKASQQKQMESNLNWQTLNPWDGAGGLNPTDEDSVFGHHQGVDVAPSPIRKYIWKKKEHKKTNSQYWVGQNPLFYQVFGPAKAQGEPTGRESKAQQGLNRNLDFLSDPLVNNGPAAISRVEDRAEGEPSSRGGHFPLLPDTMETAWKQQEEGSRLLNKPGSPEGPDVLPVPGEDFETTVDRSLRLLVPDEGLRVFMAHMERALRTDCSLPGLQLACAKMVSKTGLLLNLLSKRQESEGASAFTRQCPMEKTISRHTTLEEGKEHRREKRQPRDKEISFVVLLSAVTTVFVMLKCVLHLCFGSCADGSQPQCRRKSLLRR, encoded by the exons ATGGACTTGCCGACACGTGTCGTgtgtgctctgctcctgctggccctgctgctggcagtgacTCCCTGCCCAGGAGAGTCCAAGGAGCTCTGCCCGCACCCCTGCCGCTGCCAGAGGCGTGGACTGCTGGACTGCCGCCACGCCGGCCTGGCCACCGTGCCCCCGGCCACCCGCCGACGGGCCCTCACCGTCCT AGATTTCACTGGCAACTCGATTGCTACTTTGGATGAACAAGCATGGAAGGAATACCCCTGGACTGAGACTCT AGTCCTCAGGGACAATGAGCTGCAGGCAGTGAAGAGCCATTCCCTGGAGGGGCTGTTCCTGCTGAAGCACCT GGACTTGTCTGCCAATAGGATCCTGTTGATTGAGGAAGGTGCTTTTGAGCCACTGCCTTTCCTGAGGCTTCT AAACCTCAGTGGGAATGGCCTCACACAGATCCACAGCAGCACTTTCCAGGCATGGCACGGGATGCAGTTTCTAGAGGAGCT gaTCCTAAGCCACAACCCCCTGACCGTGATTGCTGACCCAGCATTCTTCAAGCTGCCTTCACTCAACTATCT CAAACTGCCCAAGGATGTggcctgctgcctctgccaggaGCATGCCAGCACCGAGACCCCGTGCAGGACCATCCAGTTCCTCTGCGAGaacctgtgcagcagcagcagtgcccagtgtgCTG CTCACACAGgtcctgtggcacagacacAGGGAGAAGTAATGGAAGTGGAGCCCTCCGGAAAAGCAAAGAGCAGCCCAGTCTTGAACCTCAGGGCCAAGCAGCCTTCGCTGGGAGACCATGGAACTGTAACTCttggggttgccctgaccctgagcagcactgaggggGATGTCAGCAGCCTCAAGGATTCCAGATCAGATTCATATCCCCTTGAGCACCTCTCCAGGCAGGAAGGCAAAACAGCTGCTGATGAGCTGATGGTTGAGCTCAAGAATAATCTGCCCAAGGCTAAAAGCATCATGACTGTGAAAAGCATCGTCTCACGCCAGCCCCAGCCTGTCAGGGAGAAGGATGTGGAGGAAAAGTCAATCACAGTCTGGGAACGAAAGCAGAAGGGCTCCCATTTGAACTGGCAGGCATTAAATCCCTGGGATGAAGCTGGTGGGTTAAACCCCCCTGAGGACGACTCTGGACACCACAAAGTATCCACACTGCCTTCAAAACACTCCCCTTCGCACTCCACAGCAAAGGGCCGTCGTTTCTCCAGGTCTGTCAATATTCAGGACTACCACGATGCTGTGGAACAGACTGAGAAAACCATGGGCATGGAGAATGTGGAGGatagagaagaggaggaggaagcaccATCTTCAAAGCAGAACTATGGTTGGACTCAGAAACAGCACAATAAGAAGGCCAGCCAGCAGAAGCAGATGGAGTCCAATTTGAACTGGCAGACATTAAACCCTTGGGATGGAGCTGGTGGGTTAAACCCCACTGATGAAGACTCTGTCTTTGGACACCACCAAGGTGTGGATGTAGCTCCATCTCCAATAAGGAAATacatttggaaaaagaaagagcacaAGAAGACCAACAGCCAGTATTGGGTTGGCCAAAATCCACTTTTCTACCAGGTGTTTGGCCCTGCCAAAGCCCAGGGAGAGCCCACaggcagagaaagcaaagcCCAGCAGGGTCTAAACAGGAACCTGGATTTTCTGTCTGACCCGCTGGTGAACAACGGCCCCGCTGCAATCAGCAGGGTAGAGGACAGGGCTGAAGGAGAGCCTTCCTCTCGAGGTGGGCACTTCCCCCTCCTGCCTGACACCATGGAGACAGCCTGGAAGCAACAAGAGGAAGGCTCCAGGCTCCTCAACAAGCCAGGTAGCCCTGAGGGCCCAGATGTTTTGCCCGTTCCAGGAGAGGACTTTGAAACCACGGTCGATCGTTCCCTGCGCTTGCTGGTGCCGGACGAAGGCCTGCGGGTGTTCATGGCCCACATGGAGCGAGCCCTGAGGACGGACTGCAGCCTGCCCGGGCTGCAGCTGGCCTGTGCCAAGATGGTCTCCAAGACTGGGCTGCTTCTAAATCTCCTCAGCAAGAGACAAGAGAGCGAGGGAGCCTCTGCTTTCACGAGACAGTGTCCTATGGAAAAGACCATCTCCAGACACACAACCTTGGAGGAGGGCAAGGAACACAGGAGGGAG AAACGACAGCCCAGGGACAAAGAAATATCGTTTGTGGTACTCCTGTCTGCCGTCACCACTGTTTTTGTGATGCTGAAGTGTGTCCTCCAT ttGTGCTTCGGATCTTGTGCAGATGGTTCCCAACCCCAATGCCGTAGGAAATCATTGCTGAGAAGGTAA
- the LOC135402808 gene encoding leucine-rich repeat-containing protein 37A-like: MDLPTRVVCALLLLALLLAVTPCPGESKELCPHPCRCQRRGLLDCRHAGLATVPPATRRRALTVLDFTGNSIATLDEQAWKEYPWTETLVLRDNELQAVKSHSLEGLFLLKHLDLSANRILLIEEGAFEPLPFLRLLNLSGNGLTQIHSSTFQAWHGMQFLEELILSHNPLTVIADPAFFKLPSLNYLDLSATQVTPQTLLLLLQTIVHLETLKLPKDVACCLCQEHASTETPCRTIQFLCENLCSSSSAQCAAHTGPVAQTQGEVMEVEPSGKAKSSPVLNLRAKQPLLGDHGTVTLGVALTLSSTEGDVSSLKDSRSDSYPPEHLSRQEGKTADDELMVELRNNLHKAEEEEEAPSLMQNYGWTQKEHNKKASQQKQRDSHLNWQSLNPWDGAGGLNPTDEDSVSGHHKGVDVALSPRQNYIWNKREHKKTNSQYWVGQNPLFSQALGPAKAQGEPTGRESKAQQGLNRNLDFLSDPLVNNGPAAISRVEDRAEGEPSSRGGHFPLLPDTMETAWKQEEEEFRSLNKPGSPEGPDVLPVPEDVFEITGYHHLVPDEGLQIFLAHVEQALRKDCSLPRLQLACAKIVSKTELLLSLLSKRQENEGASAFMGQCPIDENISRRTALEKGKKHRGKKKPEALDDTITLVVLLSVLAVISLTVMCVLKLCSRPCAVFCRCLCTVWRSFLVILRRRWRKNKYKKLEDVEGFPELSEGDLLLAQYIMDELDKQEEESQKEREQGNTDASQKETECEELHLQEGGEEVDET; this comes from the exons ATGGACTTGCCGACACGTGTCGTgtgtgctctgctcctgctggccctgctgctggcagtgacTCCCTGCCCAGGAGAGTCCAAGGAGCTCTGCCCGCACCCCTGCCGCTGCCAGAGGCGTGGACTGCTGGACTGCCGCCACGCCGGCCTGGCCACCGTGCCCCCGGCCACCCGCCGACGGGCCCTCACCGTCCT AGATTTCACTGGCAACTCCATTGCTACTTTGGATGAACAAGCATGGAAGGAATACCCCTGGACTGAGACTCT AGTCCTCAGGGACAATGAGCTGCAGGCAGTGAAGAGCCATTCCCTGGAGGGGCTGTTCCTGCTGAAGCACCT GGACTTGTCTGCCAATAGGATCCTGTTGATTGAGGAAGGTGCTTTTGAGCCACTGCCTTTCCTGAGGCTTCT AAACCTCAGTGGGAATGGCCTCACACAGATCCACAGCAGCACTTTCCAGGCATGGCACGGGATGCAGTTTCTAGAGGAGCT gaTCCTAAGCCACAACCCCCTGACCGTGATTGCTGACCCAGCATTCTTCAAGCTGCCTTCACTCAACTATCT GGACCTGAGTGCAACTCAAGTGACTCCGCAGAcgttgctgctgctcctgcagacaATAGTGCACTTGGAAACCCT CAAACTGCCCAAGGATGTggcctgctgcctctgccaggaGCATGCCAGCACCGAGACCCCGTGCAGGACCATCCAGTTCCTCTGCGAGaacctgtgcagcagcagcagtgcccagtgtgCTG CTCACACAGgtcctgtggcacagacacAGGGAGAAGTAATGGAAGTGGAGCCCTCTGGAAAAGCAAAGAGCAGCCCAGTCTTGAACCTCAGGGCCAAGCAGCCTTTGCTGGGAGACCATGGAACTGTAACTCttggggttgccctgaccctgagcagcactgaggggGATGTCAGCAGCCTCAAGGATTCCAGATCAGATTCATATCCCCCTGAGCACCTCTCCAGGCAGGAAGGCAAAACAGCTGATGATGAGCTGATGGTTGAGCTCAGGAATAATCTGCACAaggcagaagaggaggaggaagcaccATCTTTAATGCAGAACTATGGGTGGACTCAGAAAGAGCACAATAAGAAGGCCAGCCAGCAAAAGCAGCGGGACTCCCATTTGAACTGGCAGTCATTAAAcccctgggatggagctggtggGTTAAACCCCACTGATGAAGACTCCGTCTCTGGACACCACAAAGGTGTGGATGTAGCTCTGTCTCCAAGGCAGAACTACATTTGGAACAAGAGAGAGCACAAGAAGACCAACAGCCAGTATTGGGTTGGCCAAAATCCGCTTTTCTCTCAAGCATTGGGCCCTGCCAAAGCCCAGGGAGAGCCCACaggcagagaaagcaaagcCCAGCAGGGTCTAAACAGGAACCTGGATTTTCTGTCTGACCCACTGGTTAACAACGGCCCCGCTGCAATCAGCAGGGTAGAGGACAGGGCTGAAGGAGAGCCTTCCTCTCGAGGTGGGCACTTCCCCCTCCTGCCTGACACCATGGAGACAGCCTGGAAGCAAGAAGAGGAAGAGTTCAGGTCCCTCAACAAGCCAGGTAGCCCTGAGGGGCCAGACGTTTTACCGGTTCCAGAAGATGTCTTTGAAATCACAGGCTACCATCACCTGGTGCCGGATGAAGGCCTGCAGATATTCCTTGCCCATGTAGAACAAGCCCTGAGGAAGGACTGCAGcctgcccaggctgcagctggcCTGTGCCAAGATAGTCTCCAAGACTGAGCTGCTTCTAAGTCTGCTCAGCAAGAGACAAGAGAACGAGGGAGCCTCTGCTTTCATGGGCCAGTGCCCAATAGATGAGAACATCTCCAGACGCACAGCCTTGGAGAAGGGCAAGAAACACAGAGGGAAG AAGAAACCAGAGGCCTTGGATGACACAATCACACTGGTGGTGTTGCTGTCTGTCCTCGCTGTCATTTCTCTGACAGTGATGTGTGTCCTTAAG ctctgctcccgaCCCTGTGCAGTGTTTTGCCGATGCCTGTGCACTGTGTGGAGAAG tttccttGTAATTCTGCGACGGAGGTGGAGGAAGAACAAGTACAAGAAGTTAGAGGATGTAGAG GGCTTTCCTGAGCTCAGCGAGGGGGATTTGCTGCTGGCTCAATACATCATGGATGAGCTTGATAAACAGGAAGAAGAATCccagaaagagagagagcaggGGAACACAGATGCCTCCCAGAAAGAGACTGAATGTGAAGAACTTCACCTGCAAGAAGGTGGAGAAGAA
- the LOC135402809 gene encoding leucine-rich repeat-containing protein 37A2-like, whose amino-acid sequence MDLLTRVVCALLLLALLLAVTPCPGESKELCPHPCRCQRRGLLDCRHAGLATVPPATRRRALTVLDFTGNSIATWSKQAWKEYPWTETLVLRDNELQAVKSHSLEGLFLLKHLDLSANRILLIEEGAFEPLPFLRLLNLSGNGLTQIHSSTFQAWHGMQFLEELILSHNPLTVIADPAFFKLPSLNYLDLSATQVTPQTLLLLLQTIVHLETLKLPKDVACCLCQEHASTETPCRTIQFLCENLCSSSSAQCAAHTGPVSQTQGEVMEVEPSGKAKSSPVLNLRAKQPSLGDHGTVTLGVALTLSSTEGDVSSLKDSRSDSYPPEHLSRQEGKTAADELMVEVKNNLPKAKSIMTVKSIVSRQPQPVREKDVEEKSITVWERKQKGSHLNWQALNPWDEAGGLNPPEDDSGHHKVSTLPSKHSPSHSTAKGRRFSRSVNIQDYHDAVEQTEKTMGMEDVEDREEEEEAPSSKQNYGWTQKQHNKKASQQKQMESHLNWQTLNPWDGAGGLNPTDEDSVFGHHQGVDVAPSPIRKYIWKKKEHKKTNSQYWVGQNPLFYQVFGPAKAQGEPTGRESKAQQGLNRNLDFLSDPLVNNGPAAISRVEDRAEGEPSSRGGHFPLLPDTMETAWKQQEEGSRLLNKPGSPEGPDVLPVPGEDFETTVDRSLRLLVPDEGLRVFMAHMERALRTDCSLPGLQLACAKMVSKTGLLLNLLSKRQESEGASAFTRQCPMEKTISRHTTLEEGKKHRREKRQPRDKEISFVVLLSAVTTVFVMLKCVLHLCFGSCADGSQPQCRRKSLLRRFFEKLQWRGRKKEYSQGEAVEQGRAGSTFQGCPSAHTACSSSPLPVIPLRGTFQRMPKLSEAELLFVQYIMDVLDAKEKAFRKAIQQKEGT is encoded by the exons ATGGACTTGTTGACACGTGTCGTgtgtgctctgctcctgctggccctgctgctggcagtgacTCCCTGCCCAGGAGAGTCCAAGGAGCTCTGCCCGCACCCCTGCCGCTGCCAGAGGCGTGGACTGCTGGACTGCCGCCACGCCGGCCTGGCCACCGTGCCCCCGGCCACCCGCCGACGGGCCCTCACCGTCCT AGATTTCACTGGCAACTCGATTGCTACTTGGAGTAAACAAGCATGGAAGGAATACCCCTGGACTGAGACTCT AGTCCTCAGGGACAATGAGCTGCAGGCAGTGAAGAGCCATTCCCTGGAGGGGCTGTTCCTGCTGAAGCACCT GGACTTGTCTGCCAATAGGATCCTGTTGATTGAGGAAGGTGCTTTTGAGCCACTGCCTTTCCTGAGGCTTCT AAACCTCAGTGGGAATGGCCTCACACAGATCCACAGCAGCACTTTCCAGGCATGGCACGGGATGCAGTTTCTAGAGGAGCT gaTCCTAAGCCACAACCCCCTGACCGTGATTGCTGACCCAGCATTCTTCAAGCTGCCTTCACTCAACTATCT GGACCTGAGTGCAACTCAAGTGACTCCGCAGAcgttgctgctgctcctgcagacaATAGTGCACTTGGAAACCCT CAAACTGCCCAAGGATGTggcctgctgcctctgccaggaGCATGCCAGCACCGAGACCCCGTGCAGGACCATCCAGTTCCTCTGCGAGaacctgtgcagcagcagcagtgcccagtgtgCTG CTCACACAGGTCCTGTGTCACAGACACAGGGAGAAGTAATGGAAGTGGAGCCCTCCGGAAAAGCAAAGAGCAGCCCAGTCTTGAACCTCAGGGCCAAGCAGCCTTCGCTGGGAGACCATGGAACTGTAACTCttggggttgccctgaccctgagcagcactgaggggGATGTCAGCAGCCTCAAGGATTCCAGATCAGATTCATATCCCCCTGAGCACCTCTCCAGGCAGGAAGGCAAAACAGCTGCTGATGAGCTGATGGTTGAGGTCAAGAATAATCTGCCCAAGGCTAAAAGCATCATGACTGTGAAAAGCATCGTCTCACGCCAGCCCCAGCCTGTCAGGGAGAAGGATGTGGAGGAAAAGTCAATCACAGTCTGGGAACGAAAGCAGAAGGGCTCCCATTTGAACTGGCAGGCATTAAACCCCTGGGATGAAGCTGGTGGGTTAAACCCCCCTGAGGACGACTCTGGACACCACAAAGTATCCACACTGCCTTCAAAACACTCCCCTTCGCACTCCACAGCAAAGGGCCGTCGCTTCTCCAGGTCTGTCAATATTCAAGACTACCACGATGCTGTGGAACAGACTGAGAAAACCATGGGGATGGAGGATGTGGAGGatagagaagaggaggaggaagcccCATCTTCAAAGCAGAACTATGGTTGGACTCAGAAACAGCACAATAAGAAGGCCAGCCAGCAGAAGCAGATGGAGTCCCATTTGAACTGGCAGACATTAAACCCTTGGGATGGAGCTGGTGGGTTAAACCCCACTGATGAAGACTCTGTCTTTGGACACCACCAAGGTGTGGATGTAGCTCCATCTCCAATAAGGAAATacatttggaaaaagaaagagcacaAGAAGACCAACAGTCAGTATTGGGTTGGACAAAATCCACTTTTCTACCAGGTGTTTGGCCCTGCCAAAGCCCAGGGAGAGCCCACaggcagagaaagcaaagcCCAGCAGGGTCTAAACAGGAACCTGGATTTTCTGTCTGACCCGCTGGTGAACAACGGCCCCGCTGCAATCAGCAGGGTAGAGGACAGGGCTGAAGGAGAGCCTTCCTCTCGAGGTGGGCACTTCCCCCTCCTGCCTGACACCATGGAGACAGCCTGGAAGCAACAAGAGGAAGGCTCCAGGCTCCTCAACAAGCCAGGTAGCCCTGAGGGCCCAGACGTTTTGCCAGTTCCAGGAGAGGACTTTGAAACCACGGTCGATCGTTCCCTGCGCTTGCTGGTGCCGGACGAAGGCCTGCGGGTGTTCATGGCCCACATGGAGCGAGCCCTGAGGACGGACTGCAGCCTGCCCGGGCTGCAGCTGGCCTGTGCCAAGATGGTCTCCAAGACTGGGCTGCTTCTAAATCTCCTCAGCAAGAGACAAGAGAGCGAGGGAGCCTCTGCTTTCACGAGACAGTGTCCTATGGAAAAGACCATCTCCAGACACACAACCTTGGAGGAGGGCAAGAAACACAGAAGGGAG aAACGACAGCCCAGGGACAAAGAAATATCGTTTGTGGTACTCCTGTCTGCCGTCACCACTGTTTTTGTGATGCTGAAGTGTGTCCTCCAT TTGTGCTTCGGATCTTGTGCAGATGGTTCCCAACCCCAATGCCGTAGGAAATCATTGCTGAGAAG GTTCTTTGAGAAACTTcagtggagagggaggaagaaggagtaCAGCCAGGGAGAGGCTGtagagcagggaagggcagggagcacattccagggctgcccctctgcccacaCTGCCTGCTCATCCTCACCTCTCCCAGTCATTCCTCTTCGTGGCACTTTCCAGAGAATGCCCAAGCTCAGCGAAGCTGAGTTGCTCTTTGTTCAGTACATCATGGATGTCCTTGATGCCAAGGAAAAAGCATTCCGGAAAGCGATACAACAGAAAGAAGGCACGTGA
- the LOC135402888 gene encoding leucine-rich repeat-containing protein 37A2-like isoform X1 has translation MDLPTRVVCALLLLALLLAVTPCPGESKELCPHPCRCQRRGLLDCRHAGLATVPPATRRRALTVLDFTGNSIATLDEQAWKEYPWTETLVLRDNELQAVKSHSLEGLFLLKHLDLSANRILLIEEGAFEPLPFLRLLNLSGNGLTQIHSSTFQAWHGMQFLEELILSHNPLTVIADPAFFKLPSLNYLDLSATQVTPQTLLLLLQTTVHLETLKLPKDVACCLCQEHASTETPCRTIQFLCENLCSSSSAQCAAHTGPVAQTQGEVMEVEPSGKAKSSPVLNLRAKQPSLGDHGTVTLGVALTLSSTEGDVSSLKDSRSDSYPLEHLSRQEGKTAADELMVELKNNLPKAKSIMTVKSIVSRQPQPVREKDVEEKSITVWERKQKGSHLNWQALNPWDEAGGLNPPEDDSGHHKVSTLPSKHSPSHSTAKGRRFSRSVNIQDYHDAVEQTEKTMGMENVEDREEEEEAPSSKQNYGWTQKQHNKKASQQKQMESNLNWQTLNPWDGAGGLNPTDEDSVFGHHQGVDVAPSPIRKYIWKKKEHKKTNSQYWVGQNPLFYQVFGPAKAQGEPTGRESKAQQGLNRNLDFLSDPLVNNGPAAISRVEDRAEGEPSSRGGHFPLLPDTMETAWKQQEEGSRLLNKPGSPEGPDVLPVPGEDFETTVDRSLRLLVPDEGLRVFMAHMERALRTDCSLPGLQLACAKMVSKTGLLLNLLSKRQESEGASAFTRQCPMEKTISRHTTLEEGKEHRREKRQPRDKEISFVVLLSAVTTVFVMLKCVLHLCFGSCADGSQPQCRRKSLLRR, from the exons ATGGACTTGCCGACACGTGTCGTgtgtgctctgctcctgctggccctgctgctggcagtgacTCCCTGCCCAGGAGAGTCCAAGGAGCTCTGCCCGCACCCCTGCCGCTGCCAGAGGCGTGGACTGCTGGACTGCCGCCACGCCGGCCTGGCCACCGTGCCCCCGGCCACCCGCCGACGGGCCCTCACCGTCCT AGATTTCACTGGCAACTCGATTGCTACTTTGGATGAACAAGCATGGAAGGAATACCCCTGGACTGAGACTCT AGTCCTCAGGGACAATGAGCTGCAGGCAGTGAAGAGCCATTCCCTGGAGGGGCTGTTCCTGCTGAAGCACCT GGACTTGTCTGCCAATAGGATCCTGTTGATTGAGGAAGGTGCTTTTGAGCCACTGCCTTTCCTGAGGCTTCT AAACCTCAGTGGGAATGGCCTCACACAGATCCACAGCAGCACTTTCCAGGCATGGCACGGGATGCAGTTTCTAGAGGAGCT gaTCCTAAGCCACAACCCCCTGACCGTGATTGCTGACCCAGCATTCTTCAAGCTGCCTTCACTCAACTATCT GGACCTGAGTGCAACTCAAGTGACTCCGCAGAcgttgctgctgctcctgcagacaACAGTGCACTTGGAAACCCT CAAACTGCCCAAGGATGTggcctgctgcctctgccaggaGCATGCCAGCACCGAGACCCCGTGCAGGACCATCCAGTTCCTCTGCGAGaacctgtgcagcagcagcagtgcccagtgtgCTG CTCACACAGgtcctgtggcacagacacAGGGAGAAGTAATGGAAGTGGAGCCCTCCGGAAAAGCAAAGAGCAGCCCAGTCTTGAACCTCAGGGCCAAGCAGCCTTCGCTGGGAGACCATGGAACTGTAACTCttggggttgccctgaccctgagcagcactgaggggGATGTCAGCAGCCTCAAGGATTCCAGATCAGATTCATATCCCCTTGAGCACCTCTCCAGGCAGGAAGGCAAAACAGCTGCTGATGAGCTGATGGTTGAGCTCAAGAATAATCTGCCCAAGGCTAAAAGCATCATGACTGTGAAAAGCATCGTCTCACGCCAGCCCCAGCCTGTCAGGGAGAAGGATGTGGAGGAAAAGTCAATCACAGTCTGGGAACGAAAGCAGAAGGGCTCCCATTTGAACTGGCAGGCATTAAATCCCTGGGATGAAGCTGGTGGGTTAAACCCCCCTGAGGACGACTCTGGACACCACAAAGTATCCACACTGCCTTCAAAACACTCCCCTTCGCACTCCACAGCAAAGGGCCGTCGTTTCTCCAGGTCTGTCAATATTCAGGACTACCACGATGCTGTGGAACAGACTGAGAAAACCATGGGCATGGAGAATGTGGAGGatagagaagaggaggaggaagcaccATCTTCAAAGCAGAACTATGGTTGGACTCAGAAACAGCACAATAAGAAGGCCAGCCAGCAGAAGCAGATGGAGTCCAATTTGAACTGGCAGACATTAAACCCTTGGGATGGAGCTGGTGGGTTAAACCCCACTGATGAAGACTCTGTCTTTGGACACCACCAAGGTGTGGATGTAGCTCCATCTCCAATAAGGAAATacatttggaaaaagaaagagcacaAGAAGACCAACAGCCAGTATTGGGTTGGCCAAAATCCACTTTTCTACCAGGTGTTTGGCCCTGCCAAAGCCCAGGGAGAGCCCACaggcagagaaagcaaagcCCAGCAGGGTCTAAACAGGAACCTGGATTTTCTGTCTGACCCGCTGGTGAACAACGGCCCCGCTGCAATCAGCAGGGTAGAGGACAGGGCTGAAGGAGAGCCTTCCTCTCGAGGTGGGCACTTCCCCCTCCTGCCTGACACCATGGAGACAGCCTGGAAGCAACAAGAGGAAGGCTCCAGGCTCCTCAACAAGCCAGGTAGCCCTGAGGGCCCAGATGTTTTGCCCGTTCCAGGAGAGGACTTTGAAACCACGGTCGATCGTTCCCTGCGCTTGCTGGTGCCGGACGAAGGCCTGCGGGTGTTCATGGCCCACATGGAGCGAGCCCTGAGGACGGACTGCAGCCTGCCCGGGCTGCAGCTGGCCTGTGCCAAGATGGTCTCCAAGACTGGGCTGCTTCTAAATCTCCTCAGCAAGAGACAAGAGAGCGAGGGAGCCTCTGCTTTCACGAGACAGTGTCCTATGGAAAAGACCATCTCCAGACACACAACCTTGGAGGAGGGCAAGGAACACAGGAGGGAG AAACGACAGCCCAGGGACAAAGAAATATCGTTTGTGGTACTCCTGTCTGCCGTCACCACTGTTTTTGTGATGCTGAAGTGTGTCCTCCAT ttGTGCTTCGGATCTTGTGCAGATGGTTCCCAACCCCAATGCCGTAGGAAATCATTGCTGAGAAGGTAA